Proteins from one Ascaphus truei isolate aAscTru1 chromosome 19, aAscTru1.hap1, whole genome shotgun sequence genomic window:
- the ZNF276 gene encoding zinc finger protein 276 isoform X2 produces the protein MKRERRERRAAWDRRADRGAGRGEDGAVQGDSGAELQLPWEPEEQRQSPGIGRTLSTGYCRLCHGKFSSRSLRHAFGKVAVTGKSSEKQKRLDQVFFADFQQLVGVAVRQNPDLPQFVCKDCHAQFYKCRSVLRTFIQRVNTSPTDPQRSRAGNMHSAVGATTDPCSDLITSSPECLHSLVSWTHSHAGRCPSVPSLQRVLSSQYCGIIRAVWGCGGGHDYIMDTDSDCSAPATQQEKSAPEVPSGNGTHSISAESVSVPLGYSLPDQMDTTPPLPDADTAGAGIHPPQSRSPALPLASPASLCPAPAQGQESGTVPLVSEDLPKDECSDLSDGDFQSEEEERGDQPSSDDSFEPYPEKRVPQKKSEQREARKPQEPRERKKPGPKPGWKKKIKCEREELPTIYKCHYQGCTAVYRGADGMKKHIKEHHEEVRERPCPHPGCNKVFMIDRYLQRHVKLIHTEERNYICDQCGQAFKQRKHLSVHQMRHSGAKPLQCEVCGFQCRQRASLKYHMTKHKAEAELEFACDQCGKRFEKAHNLNVHMSMVHPLTQSPAKPPETEPDIPSGTMGGQAMKPELTQLLPQ, from the exons ATGAAGCGGGAGCGGCGCGAGCGGAGGGCGGCCTGGGACAGGAGAGCAGACCGGGGAGCGGGCCGAGGGGAGGACGGGGCCGTGCAGGGGGACAGCGGGGCCGAACTACAGCTGCCCTGGGAGCCCGAGGAGCAGAGACAGAGCCCGG GTATCGGAAGGACCCTGAGCACTGGTTACTGCCGGCTCTGCCACGGAAAGTTCTCCTCCCGCAGCCTGCGCCATGCCTTTGGGAAGGTGGCAGTGACAGGCAAGAGTTCGGAGAAGCAGAAGCGACTAGACCAGGTGTTCTTTGCTGACTTCCAGCAGCTGGTTGGGGTGGCGGTCCGGCAGAATCCTGACTTGCCCCAGTTCGTCTGCAAGGACTGCCACGCACAGTTTTATAAGTGCCGCAGTGTGCTGAGGACGTTCATACAACGAGTGAATACCTCACCCACCGACCCCCAGAGAAGCAGAGCAGG TAACATGCACAGTGCAGTGGGTGCCACCACGGATCCCTGCTCAG ATCTGATCACCTCAAGCCCGGAGTGCCTGCACAGCCTGGTCAGCTGGACGCACAGCCATGCGGGGCGCTGCCCCTCCGTGCCCAGCCTGCAGCGGGTGCTGTCCTCGCAGTACTGTGGTATCATCCGAGCAGTGTGGGGGTGCGGAGGGGGGCACGACTACATCATGGACACGGACTCGGACTGCAGCGCCCCGGCCACCCAGCAGGAAAAGAGCGCTCCAGAAGTGCCGAGTGGCAACGGAACGCACAGCATCAGCGCAGAGTCAGTGTCTGTCCCCTTGGGATACAGCCTTCCTGACCAGATGGACACCACCCCACCACTTCCTGATGCCGACACCGCTGGGGCAGGGATCCACCCCCCGCAAAGCAGATCGCCCGCCCTGCCTCTGGCTagcccagcctccctgtgtcCAGCTCCGGCCCAAG GACAGGAGAGTGGAACAGTGCCTCTCGTCTCCGAGGACCTCCCAAAGGATGAGTGCAGTGACCTCTCAGACGG AGATTTCCAgagcgaggaggaggagcggggCGACCAGCCGTCGTCAGATGACTCTTTTGAGCCGTATCCAGAGAAGCG GGTTCCCCAGAAAAAGAGCGAGCAGCGAGAGGCCAGGAAGCCCCaggagcccagagagagaaagaaacctGGTCCCAAACCCGGCTGGAAGAAGAAGATTAAGTGTGAACG GGAGGAGCTGCCTACAATATACAAGTGTCATTACCAGGGCTGCACAGCCGTGTACAGGGGAGCTGACGGTATGAAG AAACACATCAAGGAGCATCACGAGGAGGTACGAGAGCGGCCGTGCCCACACCCCGGCTGCAACAAGGTGTTCATGATTGACCGGTACCTGCAGCGGCACGTTAAACTCATTCACACAG AGGAGAGGAACTACATCTGTGACCAGTGCGGACAGGCCTTCAAACAGCGCAAGCACCTCTCCGTGCATCAGATGCGACACTCCGGTGCAAAACCTCTCCA ATGTGAAGTGTGCGGGTTCCAGTGCAGGCAGAGAGCCTCTCTCAAGTATCACATGACCAAGCACAAGGCCGAGGCAGAGCTGGAGTTCGCCTGTGACCAGTGCGGGAAGCGGTTTGAGAAGGCCCATAACCTCAACGTCCACATGTCCATGGTGCACCCCCTGACACAGAGCCCGGCCAAGCCCCCAGAAACAGAGCCCGATATTCCCTCGGGGACAATGGGAGGACAGGCCATGAAGCCAGAACTGACACAGTTGCTCCCCCAATAG
- the ZNF276 gene encoding zinc finger protein 276 isoform X1, whose translation MKRERRERRAAWDRRADRGAGRGEDGAVQGDSGAELQLPWEPEEQRQSPGIGRTLSTGYCRLCHGKFSSRSLRHAFGKVAVTGKSSEKQKRLDQVFFADFQQLVGVAVRQNPDLPQFVCKDCHAQFYKCRSVLRTFIQRVNTSPTDPQRSRAGNMHSAVGATTDPCSDLITSSPECLHSLVSWTHSHAGRCPSVPSLQRVLSSQYCGIIRAVWGCGGGHDYIMDTDSDCSAPATQQEKSAPEVPSGNGTHSISAESVSVPLGYSLPDQMDTTPPLPDADTAGAGIHPPQSRSPALPLASPASLCPAPAQGQESGTVPLVSEDLPKDECSDLSDGDFQSEEEERGDQPSSDDSFEPYPEKRVPQKKSEQREARKPQEPRERKKPGPKPGWKKKIKCEREELPTIYKCHYQGCTAVYRGADGMKRHTDRALAGLPPLSAQKHIKEHHEEVRERPCPHPGCNKVFMIDRYLQRHVKLIHTEERNYICDQCGQAFKQRKHLSVHQMRHSGAKPLQCEVCGFQCRQRASLKYHMTKHKAEAELEFACDQCGKRFEKAHNLNVHMSMVHPLTQSPAKPPETEPDIPSGTMGGQAMKPELTQLLPQ comes from the exons ATGAAGCGGGAGCGGCGCGAGCGGAGGGCGGCCTGGGACAGGAGAGCAGACCGGGGAGCGGGCCGAGGGGAGGACGGGGCCGTGCAGGGGGACAGCGGGGCCGAACTACAGCTGCCCTGGGAGCCCGAGGAGCAGAGACAGAGCCCGG GTATCGGAAGGACCCTGAGCACTGGTTACTGCCGGCTCTGCCACGGAAAGTTCTCCTCCCGCAGCCTGCGCCATGCCTTTGGGAAGGTGGCAGTGACAGGCAAGAGTTCGGAGAAGCAGAAGCGACTAGACCAGGTGTTCTTTGCTGACTTCCAGCAGCTGGTTGGGGTGGCGGTCCGGCAGAATCCTGACTTGCCCCAGTTCGTCTGCAAGGACTGCCACGCACAGTTTTATAAGTGCCGCAGTGTGCTGAGGACGTTCATACAACGAGTGAATACCTCACCCACCGACCCCCAGAGAAGCAGAGCAGG TAACATGCACAGTGCAGTGGGTGCCACCACGGATCCCTGCTCAG ATCTGATCACCTCAAGCCCGGAGTGCCTGCACAGCCTGGTCAGCTGGACGCACAGCCATGCGGGGCGCTGCCCCTCCGTGCCCAGCCTGCAGCGGGTGCTGTCCTCGCAGTACTGTGGTATCATCCGAGCAGTGTGGGGGTGCGGAGGGGGGCACGACTACATCATGGACACGGACTCGGACTGCAGCGCCCCGGCCACCCAGCAGGAAAAGAGCGCTCCAGAAGTGCCGAGTGGCAACGGAACGCACAGCATCAGCGCAGAGTCAGTGTCTGTCCCCTTGGGATACAGCCTTCCTGACCAGATGGACACCACCCCACCACTTCCTGATGCCGACACCGCTGGGGCAGGGATCCACCCCCCGCAAAGCAGATCGCCCGCCCTGCCTCTGGCTagcccagcctccctgtgtcCAGCTCCGGCCCAAG GACAGGAGAGTGGAACAGTGCCTCTCGTCTCCGAGGACCTCCCAAAGGATGAGTGCAGTGACCTCTCAGACGG AGATTTCCAgagcgaggaggaggagcggggCGACCAGCCGTCGTCAGATGACTCTTTTGAGCCGTATCCAGAGAAGCG GGTTCCCCAGAAAAAGAGCGAGCAGCGAGAGGCCAGGAAGCCCCaggagcccagagagagaaagaaacctGGTCCCAAACCCGGCTGGAAGAAGAAGATTAAGTGTGAACG GGAGGAGCTGCCTACAATATACAAGTGTCATTACCAGGGCTGCACAGCCGTGTACAGGGGAGCTGACGGTATGAAG AGGCATACTGACCGTGCCCTCGCTGGGCTCCCGCCTCTGTCCGCACAGAAACACATCAAGGAGCATCACGAGGAGGTACGAGAGCGGCCGTGCCCACACCCCGGCTGCAACAAGGTGTTCATGATTGACCGGTACCTGCAGCGGCACGTTAAACTCATTCACACAG AGGAGAGGAACTACATCTGTGACCAGTGCGGACAGGCCTTCAAACAGCGCAAGCACCTCTCCGTGCATCAGATGCGACACTCCGGTGCAAAACCTCTCCA ATGTGAAGTGTGCGGGTTCCAGTGCAGGCAGAGAGCCTCTCTCAAGTATCACATGACCAAGCACAAGGCCGAGGCAGAGCTGGAGTTCGCCTGTGACCAGTGCGGGAAGCGGTTTGAGAAGGCCCATAACCTCAACGTCCACATGTCCATGGTGCACCCCCTGACACAGAGCCCGGCCAAGCCCCCAGAAACAGAGCCCGATATTCCCTCGGGGACAATGGGAGGACAGGCCATGAAGCCAGAACTGACACAGTTGCTCCCCCAATAG